Proteins co-encoded in one Arthrobacter globiformis genomic window:
- the lipB gene encoding lipoyl(octanoyl) transferase LipB: protein MTLEFTTLGLAPDFVDYTHAWDIQREIHENVLAGKAPSTVLLLEHAAVYTAGKLTEDHERPFDGTPVVPVDRGGKLTWHGPGQLIGYPIIKLKNKAGIRDYVERLEAVIIAVLADYGIKPVRIKGRAGVWIEEDAKGPARKIAAIGIRVSQGVTMHGFAINCNNDLAPYGQIIACGINDAGVTTIAQETGRDVSPADLVSRITEELRNNEDALVATPEGALL from the coding sequence ATGACTCTTGAGTTCACAACGCTCGGTCTTGCCCCGGATTTCGTCGATTACACCCACGCCTGGGACATCCAGCGCGAAATCCATGAAAATGTCCTGGCCGGCAAGGCCCCCAGCACGGTACTCCTCCTTGAACATGCCGCCGTCTACACGGCCGGAAAGCTGACAGAGGATCACGAGCGGCCCTTCGACGGCACCCCCGTCGTTCCCGTGGACCGCGGTGGCAAGCTCACCTGGCACGGTCCCGGCCAGCTCATCGGATACCCGATCATCAAGCTGAAGAACAAAGCCGGCATCCGGGACTACGTTGAGCGTCTGGAGGCCGTGATCATCGCGGTGCTCGCGGACTATGGCATCAAACCGGTCCGGATCAAGGGGCGTGCGGGTGTCTGGATCGAGGAGGATGCCAAGGGCCCGGCCCGCAAGATCGCCGCTATCGGCATCAGGGTCAGTCAGGGCGTGACCATGCACGGCTTCGCGATTAACTGCAACAACGACCTCGCACCGTATGGCCAGATCATCGCCTGCGGGATCAACGATGCGGGTGTGACCACGATCGCCCAGGAAACGGGCCGCGATGTGTCTCCTGCCGATCTCGTTTCGCGGATCACCGAGGAACTGCGCAACAATGAAGACGCCCTAGTTGCAACCCCCGAAGGAGCTCTCCTGTGA
- a CDS encoding protein kinase domain-containing protein — MDQHSLENYSSENHSSKSHSPEGRRSATTHGSAGGAPAIAGYSVCRRLGRGGSAEVWLVSQDSTGVKLALKCFGRPWGSGESSSTGPGAADTHLAEAREQDVRRELLVMSVLDHEHLVKAYGVVRTDEAGGGSFGLLMDYAAGGSLQQLVTARGALSVGETVTVLTPIAQVLGYLHGKGFTHSDVAPGNVLFTAHGKPLLSDLGVARMVGDTSGVSDCHTDGFADPAPVDAVRAGLQPERDVYAAAALGWYCLTGQPPPPSAARPPLSLLVPDVPAELAALLEAGLSDDRRQRPAAAGFATAVYRSAAALPVDLSRSVHDTVLPELLTRRPVPPSGGRLRRHLLAWGRRLKTTGWVRALGRLSSCGAPTAHALSLQQPAVRGTGARHAAVRHAVVSHAADGQHPADARPVVRHRAERRTADRQTANRPATGRQTANRPATGRRTTDHAASKALPTRVRRVAGAGAGGSRPLAVAGGVLTAAVLAGAALLGLPGAAEVPGQEALDSTPAARESGQVALEAVLPAGSPGSSPAAAAQEASLPSDVRRRLAAKDPVEAVLGLAQLRSLALREGRLDLLDDVNAPNTPAHAADRQIRAGLEKSGTVLAGFTTSLSGVRRLPGSTPARAVVAVTSSTSAYQERSLAGAVVATGARQQDMRLRLVLVQAEGRWRIADILPAAEHQ; from the coding sequence ATGGACCAGCACAGCTTGGAAAACTACAGCTCGGAAAACCACAGCTCGAAGTCGCACAGCCCGGAAGGCCGCCGCAGCGCCACTACGCACGGTTCCGCCGGGGGAGCGCCCGCCATCGCGGGCTACTCGGTATGCCGCCGGTTGGGCCGAGGCGGCAGTGCCGAAGTGTGGCTGGTTTCGCAGGACTCCACCGGTGTGAAGCTTGCCCTGAAGTGCTTCGGCCGGCCGTGGGGCAGCGGCGAATCAAGCAGTACCGGGCCGGGCGCCGCGGACACCCACCTTGCCGAGGCGCGGGAGCAGGATGTCCGCCGTGAACTCCTGGTCATGTCAGTGCTGGACCACGAGCACCTGGTGAAGGCTTACGGCGTGGTCAGGACGGATGAGGCTGGAGGGGGCAGCTTTGGTCTCCTGATGGACTACGCGGCCGGGGGTTCCCTCCAGCAACTGGTCACGGCGCGAGGCGCACTGAGCGTCGGCGAGACGGTCACGGTCCTGACCCCGATCGCGCAGGTCCTGGGCTACCTGCACGGCAAGGGCTTCACTCACTCCGACGTCGCACCCGGCAACGTACTCTTCACCGCCCATGGAAAGCCGCTGCTGTCCGACCTCGGCGTGGCCCGGATGGTGGGGGACACTTCCGGCGTTTCCGATTGTCACACCGACGGCTTTGCGGATCCGGCCCCGGTGGACGCAGTCCGGGCCGGACTCCAGCCCGAACGCGACGTCTATGCGGCCGCCGCCTTGGGCTGGTACTGCCTCACCGGACAGCCCCCTCCGCCGTCAGCGGCCAGGCCACCGCTCTCCCTGCTTGTTCCGGACGTGCCGGCCGAGCTGGCGGCGTTGCTGGAGGCGGGGCTCAGTGACGACCGGCGGCAACGTCCCGCCGCCGCCGGGTTTGCCACGGCTGTGTACCGCAGCGCGGCCGCACTCCCTGTGGATCTGTCCCGCTCCGTGCATGACACGGTGCTGCCCGAGTTGCTGACGCGCAGGCCCGTCCCGCCGTCGGGCGGGCGCCTGAGGAGGCACCTGCTCGCCTGGGGAAGGCGGCTGAAGACGACCGGATGGGTGAGGGCCTTGGGCCGGCTGTCGTCGTGTGGGGCACCGACAGCCCACGCCCTGTCACTGCAGCAACCCGCTGTCAGGGGTACCGGGGCCAGGCACGCGGCGGTCCGGCATGCCGTGGTCAGTCACGCGGCTGACGGGCAGCACCCTGCGGACGCACGTCCCGTGGTCAGGCACAGGGCGGAGAGGCGGACCGCAGACAGACAAACCGCAAACAGGCCAGCCACAGGCAGGCAAACCGCAAACAGGCCAGCCACAGGCAGGCGAACCACGGACCACGCGGCTTCCAAGGCGCTGCCGACGCGGGTCCGCAGGGTCGCCGGAGCCGGCGCGGGCGGCAGCCGCCCTCTGGCAGTGGCAGGCGGTGTGCTCACGGCAGCGGTGCTTGCCGGCGCCGCGCTTCTGGGGTTGCCCGGGGCTGCGGAGGTGCCAGGCCAGGAGGCCCTGGACTCGACTCCAGCGGCGCGGGAGTCAGGCCAAGTGGCGCTGGAGGCAGTCCTTCCGGCGGGCAGCCCAGGATCCTCGCCAGCTGCTGCAGCACAGGAGGCCAGCCTGCCGAGTGATGTCAGGCGCCGGCTGGCGGCGAAGGATCCCGTGGAGGCGGTCCTCGGACTGGCGCAGCTGCGTTCACTGGCGCTGCGGGAGGGCAGGCTGGACTTGCTCGACGATGTGAATGCCCCGAACACCCCAGCTCATGCCGCGGACCGGCAGATCCGCGCCGGGCTGGAGAAATCCGGGACGGTGCTGGCCGGGTTCACCACGAGTCTCTCCGGCGTGCGTCGCCTGCCCGGAAGCACGCCGGCGAGGGCAGTAGTGGCGGTGACGTCATCGACCTCGGCTTATCAGGAGCGATCGCTTGCAGGCGCCGTCGTGGCCACCGGAGCGCGGCAGCAGGATATGAGGCTGCGGCTTGTCCTGGTCCAGGCTGAGGGACGCTGGCGCATCGCGGACATCCTGCCTGCGGCTGAACACCAATAG
- a CDS encoding TIGR01777 family oxidoreductase — MRIVMAGASGLIGTALSSRLASDGHDVVRLVRRPPSSPSETPWDPATGTLNPGCLEGADAVINLSGANIGARPWTPHRIDELFQSRLDPTRTLTSAMRHLDSPPPTFISQSGAGYYGDAGHAMLTEESPAGQGIMARICVEWEAAAHEAPSGVRVVTPRTAVVLSRSGGAMGRLLPLLRAGIGGPLGNGRQYWPWITLPDLTSAFGFLLTSGNSGPVNVAAPETADLNTLVAGLARALHRPALLRAPAPALRLVMGKLADELLLASQRIEPTLLRDSGFTWQHPSVALAAAWVAGDK; from the coding sequence ATGCGTATCGTCATGGCCGGCGCCTCCGGGCTCATCGGAACCGCACTCTCCTCCCGCCTCGCCTCCGACGGGCACGACGTCGTCAGGCTGGTTAGGCGGCCGCCGTCGTCGCCGTCGGAGACCCCCTGGGATCCCGCCACCGGAACCCTGAACCCGGGCTGCCTTGAGGGCGCCGACGCCGTCATCAATCTGTCGGGCGCCAACATCGGCGCCAGGCCATGGACACCGCACCGGATCGATGAGCTGTTCCAGTCGCGCCTCGATCCCACGCGGACTCTTACCTCGGCGATGCGCCACCTCGACTCCCCGCCCCCGACGTTCATCAGCCAGTCCGGGGCCGGCTACTACGGCGACGCCGGGCACGCCATGCTGACGGAGGAATCCCCCGCCGGGCAGGGCATCATGGCCCGCATCTGCGTCGAGTGGGAAGCGGCAGCCCACGAGGCCCCGTCCGGAGTCCGGGTTGTGACGCCGCGGACCGCGGTGGTGCTGAGCAGGTCAGGCGGTGCCATGGGACGCCTGCTGCCTCTGCTGCGGGCAGGCATCGGCGGTCCGCTGGGCAACGGCCGGCAGTACTGGCCGTGGATCACCCTCCCCGACCTCACCTCCGCGTTCGGATTCCTCCTCACGTCCGGGAATTCGGGTCCCGTGAATGTTGCGGCGCCGGAAACCGCCGACCTCAACACCCTCGTTGCCGGGCTGGCAAGGGCCCTTCACCGCCCCGCCCTGCTGCGTGCGCCGGCCCCGGCGCTGCGCCTCGTCATGGGCAAGCTGGCCGACGAACTTCTGCTCGCAAGCCAGCGGATCGAGCCGACACTGCTCCGGGACAGCGGGTTCACCTGGCAGCATCCCTCGGTGGCGCTTGCCGCCGCATGGGTCGCCGGCGACAAGTAG